The Patescibacteria group bacterium genome window below encodes:
- a CDS encoding dihydroorotate dehydrogenase, with the protein MISFLNVKFKNPLVLASGILGVTAASMKRCIDLGAGGVTVKSLSLQPRPGHVNPTMGGFDNYFINAVGLSNPGVEQGIKELKKFKKVCQAPLIGSVFAGTLEEFGTVTDQIVKAPIDILEVNISCPNVGSEFGVPFAYSVEAATAITKMVKAHAKGIPVCMKLSPNAWNIGIIAAACEQAGADAITAINTVSGMVIDSSFQTPFLSNSVGGMSGPALKPIALKAVWDVYNSVHNIPIIATGGVTTGEDAIEMMLAGGTLIGVGSAVFWRGPDVFGKIMKEMDQYMTQHKIKNLTTLIGKAHS; encoded by the coding sequence ATGATATCTTTTTTAAATGTAAAATTTAAAAACCCCTTAGTGCTAGCCTCGGGTATTCTAGGTGTTACAGCCGCTTCGATGAAAAGATGTATTGATTTAGGAGCCGGCGGTGTGACTGTTAAATCATTATCATTGCAACCACGCCCAGGCCATGTTAATCCAACCATGGGTGGTTTTGATAATTATTTTATCAATGCCGTTGGTTTATCCAACCCCGGTGTTGAGCAAGGTATAAAAGAATTAAAAAAATTCAAAAAGGTTTGCCAAGCACCATTAATTGGTAGTGTGTTTGCTGGCACATTAGAAGAATTTGGTACAGTGACGGATCAAATTGTCAAAGCTCCCATCGACATTTTAGAAGTAAATATATCTTGCCCTAATGTTGGTTCTGAATTTGGGGTACCATTTGCCTATAGTGTAGAGGCCGCTACGGCGATCACTAAAATGGTAAAAGCCCATGCCAAAGGGATACCAGTCTGTATGAAATTATCACCCAATGCTTGGAACATCGGCATTATCGCCGCTGCCTGTGAGCAAGCCGGAGCCGATGCCATTACTGCTATAAATACGGTTTCTGGTATGGTCATTGACAGTTCTTTTCAAACACCATTTTTAAGTAACAGTGTCGGTGGCATGTCTGGACCAGCCTTAAAACCAATTGCCTTAAAAGCCGTCTGGGATGTTTACAACTCAGTACACAATATACCGATTATTGCCACCGGTGGAGTTACTACCGGCGAGGATGCCATTGAAATGATGCTGGCCGGTGGCACACTCATTGGAGTTGGTTCAGCCGTGTTTTGGAGAGGCCCAGATGTTTTTGGAAAAATTATGAAAGAAATGGATCAATACATGACACAACATAAAATAAAAAACTTGACTACTTTAATTGGTAAAGCACACTCATGA
- a CDS encoding dihydroorotate dehydrogenase electron transfer subunit, which produces MTPKIAILKTISHEADNVKGFTFNFNNLNSQPGQFVMLWLPGVDQKPFSIAADNGKTFTTVVFKLKNFTTALFKLKPGAKVGVSGPYGNPYTWKPKQHVIAVGGGYGAAPLVYLINTVKKQQCSYELLVGARTKDLLLYTDHFPKHTFLSTNDGSTGYKGFITGVLEQRLQTITKTQLKHTTVYVCGPEPMEYAVAMLAKKYGVESQISVERYMKCGFGVCGQCCMDDTGEPMCQVGPVITGKKALSLTEFGKYHRDKSGQIINY; this is translated from the coding sequence ATGACACCTAAAATTGCTATCTTAAAAACTATTTCTCACGAAGCTGACAATGTGAAGGGGTTTACATTTAATTTTAATAATTTAAACTCACAACCTGGCCAGTTTGTCATGTTATGGTTACCCGGCGTGGATCAAAAGCCGTTCTCGATTGCGGCTGATAATGGTAAAACATTTACCACAGTAGTATTCAAGTTAAAAAATTTCACCACTGCGTTGTTTAAATTAAAACCAGGTGCCAAAGTAGGTGTGTCTGGGCCATATGGCAACCCATACACTTGGAAACCAAAACAACATGTTATAGCAGTAGGCGGTGGCTATGGTGCCGCACCATTAGTTTATTTGATAAACACTGTAAAAAAACAACAGTGTAGTTACGAATTATTAGTCGGTGCCAGAACAAAAGATCTATTACTTTACACTGATCATTTTCCAAAACATACTTTTCTGTCAACTAATGATGGATCGACTGGTTATAAAGGATTTATTACTGGCGTTCTTGAACAACGTTTACAGACCATTACTAAAACTCAGCTAAAACATACTACGGTATATGTCTGTGGGCCAGAACCAATGGAGTATGCTGTAGCAATGTTAGCAAAAAAATATGGTGTAGAATCTCAGATCAGTGTGGAACGCTACATGAAGTGTGGTTTCGGCGTATGTGGTCAATGTTGTATGGATGACACCGGTGAACCCATGTGCCAGGTGGGTCCAGTTATCACTGGTAAAAAGGCTTTATCATTAACAGAATTTGGCAAATATCACCGGGATAAATCAGGCCAAATTATTAATTACTAA
- a CDS encoding class I SAM-dependent methyltransferase, with the protein MSDPKPHEHRRIRGELSRWGEAEAKRYEAAKHGPDGRRFLDNNLYEVLDEAAIKDKVVADIGAGAGPWSEYAIKLGASHVTCLDLNPAMIARAREKWGEAGPPTNIDFVVANVANLPLDNDSQDVVMSINVGCNLPEVGDVFNKHFNEAYRVAKPGAMLVVTAPDSLNTVFTDGNEPNGESVQSEIDQLWERETDHTVGGAKKILSTLVHILRATFILDKTGKPIVITDKNSQLVKSGDPILRKIPGLVVDNNYHTAAEYRQAAQAAGWEIVSESNESFADETERTTHNEAGSTNKLGKEYIEHPPFIMLKLTKQQ; encoded by the coding sequence ATGTCTGATCCAAAGCCACATGAGCATCGTCGTATAAGGGGAGAATTGAGCCGTTGGGGTGAAGCAGAGGCGAAACGATACGAAGCTGCTAAACATGGCCCGGATGGTAGACGTTTTTTGGATAATAATCTCTATGAAGTATTGGATGAAGCTGCCATTAAAGACAAAGTTGTAGCTGATATTGGTGCCGGCGCCGGACCATGGAGTGAGTATGCAATAAAATTAGGAGCTAGTCATGTCACCTGCCTTGATCTCAACCCGGCTATGATCGCACGAGCCAGAGAAAAATGGGGTGAAGCTGGTCCTCCGACAAATATTGATTTTGTAGTGGCCAATGTTGCCAATTTACCGTTGGACAATGATTCCCAAGATGTAGTTATGAGCATAAATGTTGGTTGCAATTTGCCCGAGGTTGGAGATGTCTTTAATAAACATTTTAATGAAGCTTATCGCGTGGCCAAGCCAGGAGCTATGCTTGTAGTCACTGCGCCAGACTCATTAAACACAGTTTTTACTGATGGAAATGAACCTAACGGAGAATCAGTTCAATCTGAGATCGATCAACTATGGGAAAGAGAGACAGACCATACGGTGGGCGGTGCAAAAAAAATACTTAGTACTTTAGTTCATATATTACGCGCAACATTTATTTTAGATAAAACTGGCAAACCAATTGTGATTACAGATAAAAATTCTCAGTTAGTGAAATCTGGCGATCCGATTTTACGAAAAATTCCTGGATTAGTAGTTGATAATAACTACCATACGGCTGCTGAATATCGTCAAGCTGCTCAAGCAGCTGGCTGGGAAATAGTTTCGGAAAGCAACGAATCATTTGCAGATGAAACCGAAAGAACAACCCATAATGAAGCAGGGTCTACTAATAAATTAGGGAAAGAATATATTG